One genomic window of Anaerofustis stercorihominis DSM 17244 includes the following:
- a CDS encoding MBL fold metallo-hydrolase: MKFTNLFSSSRGNSLLVESENTKILVDAGLPGSTIVNELKKIDVEISDIDAILITHEHSDHIKGAGVLSRRADIPIYLHRAACDTVLKKVGRVKEENIYRIEEEIPFYINDVLVNSFSIPHDAVAPIGFTIDDGKTKCGVATDMGMIMEDVIENLKECKFVFLEANHDENMLKKGSYPIHLKQRILSPFGHLSNNDSGKVLSELIKDKTERVRLGHLSEENNISTIAYETVKNVALDSDIKEGKDYILDVANRIGINGILEF; the protein is encoded by the coding sequence ATGAAATTTACTAATCTTTTTTCCTCTTCGAGAGGTAATAGTCTGCTTGTGGAAAGCGAAAATACTAAAATTTTGGTTGACGCAGGTCTTCCCGGCAGTACTATAGTAAATGAACTAAAAAAAATAGATGTTGAAATAAGTGATATAGATGCTATTTTGATCACTCACGAACACAGTGATCATATAAAAGGTGCGGGAGTATTGTCCAGAAGGGCGGATATCCCCATATATTTACATAGAGCCGCATGTGATACCGTACTGAAAAAGGTCGGCAGAGTAAAAGAAGAAAATATATACAGAATCGAAGAAGAAATCCCTTTTTACATAAATGATGTTCTTGTAAACAGTTTTTCCATTCCCCATGATGCGGTTGCACCTATAGGGTTTACAATAGATGACGGAAAAACAAAATGCGGAGTTGCAACGGATATGGGAATGATAATGGAAGATGTAATAGAAAATTTAAAAGAATGTAAATTTGTTTTTCTTGAAGCAAATCATGATGAGAATATGCTTAAAAAAGGTTCATATCCGATACATCTAAAGCAAAGGATCTTATCTCCGTTCGGACATTTATCAAATAATGACAGCGGAAAAGTATTAAGTGAGCTCATTAAGGATAAAACTGAAAGGGTAAGACTCGGACATTTAAGCGAAGAAAACAATATAAGTACCATTGCTTATGAAACCGTAAAAAATGTAGCACTCGATAGTGATATCAAAGAGGGCAAAGATTATATCTTAGACGTTGCGAACAGGATCGGTATCAATGGTATCTTAGAATTTTAG
- the panC gene encoding pantoate--beta-alanine ligase — translation MELVHKIEEVRSIVRSWKKEGLSVGLVPTMGYLHEGHQSLIKKAVEENDRVVVSIFVNPMQFGENEDLETYPRDLNKDSKLCEETGADLIFNPEAEEMYEKGFCSYVDMNGLTTELCGKSRPIHFRGVMTVVTKLFNIVTPNKAYFGMKDAQQLCVIKRMVKDLNMDIDIIGCPIIREKDGLAKSSRNTYLSEEERKAALILYKTISLGKELLISGERDVSILLDKMKENISKEQLVKIDYVEAVDLETVEKIDKIQGKVLVAMAVYIGKTRLIDNFTFEC, via the coding sequence ATGGAATTAGTTCATAAAATAGAAGAAGTTAGAAGTATAGTAAGGTCATGGAAAAAAGAAGGTCTAAGCGTTGGTCTTGTACCTACAATGGGTTATCTTCACGAAGGACATCAAAGCCTGATAAAAAAAGCCGTAGAGGAAAATGACAGAGTCGTTGTAAGTATCTTTGTAAATCCAATGCAGTTTGGGGAAAACGAAGACTTAGAAACTTATCCCAGAGATTTGAATAAAGACAGTAAGCTATGTGAAGAAACAGGTGCGGACTTGATATTCAATCCCGAAGCGGAAGAAATGTATGAAAAAGGTTTTTGTTCTTATGTGGATATGAACGGACTAACGACGGAACTTTGCGGCAAATCAAGACCGATACATTTCAGAGGAGTTATGACAGTAGTAACAAAATTATTTAATATAGTAACGCCGAACAAAGCTTATTTCGGGATGAAAGATGCTCAGCAATTATGCGTCATAAAAAGAATGGTAAAAGATTTGAATATGGATATAGATATTATCGGTTGTCCGATAATAAGGGAAAAAGACGGTCTGGCAAAAAGCTCAAGAAATACATATTTAAGTGAAGAAGAAAGAAAAGCGGCTCTTATTTTATATAAGACGATTTCTCTGGGAAAAGAACTGTTGATTAGTGGAGAAAGAGATGTATCTATTTTGCTTGATAAAATGAAAGAAAACATAAGTAAAGAGCAACTTGTAAAAATTGATTACGTAGAAGCCGTAGATTTGGAAACTGTTGAAAAAATAGATAAAATTCAAGGTAAAGTATTGGTTGCCATGGCTGTTTATATAGGTAAAACCAGACTTATCGACAATTTTACTTTTGAATGCTAG
- the panB gene encoding 3-methyl-2-oxobutanoate hydroxymethyltransferase, producing MKNTVTTFKSAKESNEKLSMLTAYDYSTAKLMDEAGINGILVGDSLGNVVLGYEDTLSVTMEDMIHHGRAVARGAKNSLVVVDMPFMSYQTSVYDAVKNAGRLMKEGRAGAVKLEGGKEVSEAINAITNAGIPVMAHLGLTPQSINAFGGFKVQGKSEEAAKKLINDAKAVEEAGAFALVLECVPEKLAKLITESINIPTIGIGAGKYCDGQILVYQDMLGMFSDFTPKFVKKYADIGSVMKEAFKEYNDEINKGVFPSGEHTYKIDDEVIEKLY from the coding sequence ATGAAAAATACTGTAACAACTTTTAAAAGTGCAAAAGAAAGTAATGAAAAATTATCTATGCTTACCGCATACGATTATTCCACCGCAAAATTAATGGATGAAGCGGGTATTAACGGGATATTGGTCGGAGATTCTCTTGGAAATGTAGTTCTAGGTTATGAAGATACTTTATCCGTAACTATGGAAGATATGATACACCACGGAAGAGCCGTTGCGAGGGGCGCAAAGAATTCTTTGGTTGTTGTCGACATGCCTTTTATGTCATATCAAACTTCTGTTTACGACGCAGTTAAAAATGCCGGAAGGCTTATGAAAGAAGGACGAGCGGGAGCTGTTAAACTGGAAGGCGGAAAAGAAGTAAGTGAGGCTATAAACGCTATAACAAATGCGGGAATTCCCGTAATGGCACATCTTGGGTTAACTCCTCAAAGTATAAATGCTTTTGGAGGATTTAAAGTTCAGGGGAAGAGTGAAGAGGCAGCAAAAAAATTGATTAATGATGCTAAAGCCGTTGAAGAAGCAGGGGCTTTTGCGTTGGTTTTAGAGTGTGTTCCCGAAAAGCTAGCTAAGCTTATAACAGAGAGTATAAATATTCCGACTATAGGCATAGGTGCGGGGAAATACTGTGACGGACAAATACTTGTATATCAGGATATGCTTGGAATGTTTTCGGATTTTACTCCTAAATTTGTGAAGAAATATGCTGATATAGGAAGTGTAATGAAAGAAGCATTTAAAGAATATAATGATGAAATAAATAAAGGTGTCTTCCCTAGTGGGGAACATACTTATAAAATAGATGATGAAGTAATAGAAAAATTATATTAG
- the panD gene encoding aspartate 1-decarboxylase: MLLNMLKGKIHRATITEAKLDYVGSITIDTELLEKAGILEYEKVQIVDVNNGNRFETYTIAGERGSGMICLNGAAAREVQVGDKIIIMAYASMTPEEVKDNPPKVLFVDDDNKILRITRYEKHGLLTEDMINE; encoded by the coding sequence ATGTTACTAAATATGTTAAAGGGAAAAATCCACAGAGCTACGATTACCGAAGCAAAGCTTGATTATGTGGGAAGCATTACAATAGATACAGAACTTTTGGAAAAAGCGGGTATACTCGAATATGAAAAAGTTCAAATCGTAGATGTTAATAACGGAAACAGGTTTGAAACTTATACTATAGCGGGTGAGCGCGGAAGCGGTATGATTTGCTTAAACGGAGCTGCCGCAAGAGAAGTACAGGTGGGAGATAAAATAATTATCATGGCTTATGCTTCCATGACGCCCGAAGAAGTAAAAGATAATCCTCCCAAAGTATTATTCGTAGATGATGATAATAAAATACTTAGGATAACAAGATATGAAAAACATGGTCTTTTGACAGAGGATATGATAAATGAATAA
- the coaBC gene encoding bifunctional phosphopantothenoylcysteine decarboxylase/phosphopantothenate--cysteine ligase CoaBC, translated as MNKILDGKTVVLGISGSIAAYKMANVTSMLIKLGADVHVIMTKNALNFINPITFETLTNNKCLVDTFDRNFEFHVSHVSLGQKADVMLIAPASANIISKMANGIADDMLSTTALAATCKKIVAPAMNTHMYNNRITQDNIEKLKKYDFEVIDPVKGILACRDIGDGKLPDEETLVNHILRETACSKDLKGKKVLVTAGATMEAIDPVRYITNHSSGKMGYAIAKMAMLRGADVTLISGNSTEDIPPFVNFIKVKSAMDMFKAVKENYKEMDFIIKAAAVADYTPVNVSEEKIKKKDDDMFIKLKRTEDILKFLGENKLKNQIVCGFAMETSNLIENAKEKLKRKKADIIVANSLKEEGSGFKGDTNKVTFITEDDMKALDLMPKEEVAVKLIDELMDLKDKKEV; from the coding sequence ATGAATAAAATATTAGACGGTAAAACCGTAGTGCTTGGAATAAGCGGAAGTATTGCCGCATATAAAATGGCAAATGTGACAAGCATGCTTATAAAGCTCGGTGCAGATGTTCATGTAATAATGACAAAAAATGCATTGAACTTTATAAATCCCATAACTTTTGAGACCCTTACGAACAATAAATGCTTGGTGGATACTTTTGACAGGAATTTTGAATTTCATGTTTCTCACGTATCTCTCGGACAAAAAGCCGATGTTATGCTGATAGCTCCCGCAAGTGCAAATATAATTTCCAAAATGGCAAACGGGATAGCTGATGATATGCTGTCTACTACTGCTTTAGCTGCGACATGTAAAAAAATAGTCGCTCCGGCAATGAATACTCATATGTATAATAATAGAATAACTCAGGACAATATAGAGAAATTAAAAAAATATGATTTTGAAGTGATTGATCCAGTTAAAGGAATACTTGCATGCAGAGATATAGGCGATGGTAAACTTCCGGATGAAGAAACTTTGGTAAATCATATTTTAAGAGAAACTGCATGCTCTAAAGATTTAAAAGGTAAGAAAGTATTGGTTACCGCAGGTGCAACAATGGAAGCTATCGATCCTGTAAGATATATAACCAATCATTCTAGCGGGAAAATGGGCTATGCCATAGCTAAAATGGCAATGCTCAGAGGAGCTGATGTTACATTGATAAGCGGTAACAGTACTGAGGATATCCCTCCTTTTGTTAACTTCATAAAAGTAAAAAGCGCAATGGATATGTTTAAAGCGGTAAAGGAAAATTATAAAGAAATGGATTTTATAATAAAAGCCGCTGCGGTAGCAGATTATACGCCTGTAAATGTAAGTGAAGAAAAGATAAAGAAAAAAGATGATGATATGTTTATCAAGCTCAAACGTACCGAAGATATATTAAAGTTTTTGGGAGAAAATAAACTTAAAAATCAAATTGTCTGTGGTTTTGCAATGGAAACCAGTAATCTGATAGAAAATGCAAAAGAAAAATTGAAGCGGAAAAAAGCGGATATCATAGTTGCCAACAGCTTGAAAGAAGAAGGTTCGGGATTTAAAGGAGATACAAACAAAGTCACTTTCATTACAGAGGATGATATGAAGGCTCTTGATTTAATGCCTAAAGAAGAAGTAGCGGTAAAGTTGATTGATGAGCTTATGGATTTAAAGGATAAAAAAGAGGTTTAA
- a CDS encoding Rossmann-like and DUF2520 domain-containing protein, which produces MKIGFIGAGKVGVSLGKYFKLHKKNVLGYYSKNPDSAREAVKFTNTDCFSTLYDILNSCDALFLTVPDKDIGEVWESLKDFDIQNKIFCHCSGALSSAVFQKGDREVFGYSIHPMYAFNDKYTSYKDISSAYFTIEGNEKYLDLFKCFFESMGNPVKIISKDNKSKYHASCVYVSNLVIALVDRGADLLTESGFDKKEAIDALMPLFMNNANNIYERGIVDSLTGPIERNDITTVMKHLDVLNNEAKDIYKSLSLGLTDIAGIKNKENDYGNMKKLLKEE; this is translated from the coding sequence ATGAAAATAGGATTTATTGGTGCAGGAAAAGTCGGCGTCAGCCTCGGCAAATACTTTAAACTGCACAAAAAAAATGTTTTGGGATATTACAGTAAAAATCCCGACTCTGCACGTGAAGCAGTCAAGTTCACGAATACTGATTGTTTTAGTACATTATATGATATATTAAATTCATGTGATGCATTATTCCTGACGGTCCCCGATAAGGATATCGGCGAAGTTTGGGAAAGTCTAAAAGATTTCGACATTCAAAATAAAATATTTTGTCACTGTAGCGGAGCATTATCTTCCGCAGTCTTTCAAAAAGGTGACCGAGAAGTTTTCGGTTATTCCATTCATCCAATGTATGCTTTTAACGATAAGTATACGTCTTATAAGGATATCTCAAGTGCTTATTTTACAATCGAAGGAAATGAAAAATATTTAGATTTATTTAAATGTTTTTTTGAGAGCATGGGAAATCCAGTCAAAATAATTTCTAAAGATAATAAAAGTAAATATCATGCTTCATGTGTTTACGTGAGTAATTTAGTCATTGCCCTTGTTGATAGAGGGGCTGATTTGCTTACCGAGAGCGGATTTGATAAAAAAGAAGCTATTGATGCTTTAATGCCGCTTTTTATGAACAATGCAAATAATATCTATGAAAGAGGGATAGTTGATTCTTTGACCGGTCCCATAGAAAGAAATGATATTACTACCGTAATGAAACACTTAGATGTATTAAATAATGAAGCAAAAGATATTTATAAATCATTATCATTGGGACTTACAGATATTGCCGGAATAAAAAATAAAGAAAATGATTACGGCAATATGAAGAAACTATTGAAAGAGGAATAA
- a CDS encoding S1C family serine protease, whose protein sequence is MREKRSGLTIFFLGLIIGGILFGSVAFFVTNYRMEKLIDEKIGTVYQGGGNSGSSSSATTLKSSTTEKVAANVTPAVVGIETTELSKDMFNREYESSGVGTGFIVDKNGIIVTNQHVVSGNPKQINVTLKDGTSYEAKVVFKSDTVDLAVIKINAKNLPVVNLGDSEKINIGQTAIAIGNPLGLTFERSVTQGIISALNRSIAVDNKTIAEDLIQTDASINAGNSGGPLLNLAGEVIGINTYKIQSGEGLGFAIPINIVKPIINQIKEEGSFTPTVIGIEGVDKEIARYYTENEKLSVDKGILIVGVVNGSGAAKAGIKENDVITKVDGVEVNNMLKFREQLYYHRPGEKIKITYERNGKANTVEVELSKSK, encoded by the coding sequence ATGAGAGAAAAGAGAAGCGGTTTAACTATTTTCTTTTTAGGGCTGATAATCGGAGGCATTCTTTTCGGTTCCGTTGCTTTTTTTGTAACTAATTACAGAATGGAAAAACTAATAGATGAAAAAATCGGTACTGTTTATCAAGGCGGCGGAAACAGCGGAAGTTCATCTTCGGCTACGACTTTAAAATCCAGTACGACGGAAAAAGTTGCTGCAAACGTTACTCCTGCCGTAGTCGGTATCGAAACTACGGAATTAAGTAAAGATATGTTCAATAGAGAGTACGAAAGCAGCGGTGTGGGGACCGGATTTATAGTGGATAAAAATGGAATTATTGTTACAAATCAGCATGTTGTAAGTGGTAATCCAAAACAAATTAATGTTACCTTGAAAGACGGGACCAGCTATGAGGCAAAAGTGGTATTTAAATCTGATACCGTCGACTTAGCCGTAATAAAAATAAATGCAAAGAATTTGCCTGTAGTAAACTTAGGTGACAGTGAAAAAATAAATATAGGTCAGACAGCTATTGCAATAGGAAATCCTTTGGGGCTTACTTTCGAGAGAAGTGTTACTCAGGGGATAATAAGTGCACTCAACAGAAGCATTGCCGTAGATAATAAGACAATAGCCGAAGACCTTATACAAACCGATGCTTCCATAAATGCGGGAAACAGCGGAGGACCTTTATTAAATCTTGCCGGGGAGGTCATTGGTATAAATACCTATAAGATCCAGTCGGGTGAAGGTTTGGGTTTTGCCATACCAATCAATATAGTAAAGCCTATAATAAACCAAATTAAAGAAGAAGGTTCTTTTACTCCTACCGTTATAGGGATAGAAGGTGTGGATAAGGAAATTGCAAGATACTATACAGAAAATGAAAAATTATCTGTAGATAAGGGGATATTGATAGTAGGAGTCGTAAATGGTTCGGGTGCCGCAAAAGCAGGGATAAAAGAAAATGATGTCATTACAAAAGTAGATGGAGTGGAAGTCAATAATATGTTAAAATTCAGAGAACAGCTTTACTATCATAGACCGGGAGAAAAAATAAAAATCACCTATGAACGAAACGGAAAAGCAAATACCGTAGAGGTTGAGTTGAGTAAATCAAAATAA